The Puntigrus tetrazona isolate hp1 chromosome 23, ASM1883169v1, whole genome shotgun sequence genome has a segment encoding these proteins:
- the LOC122328339 gene encoding gastrula zinc finger protein XlCGF7.1-like — protein MVFVKEESEPEPWRIKQEEPEPWRIKQEEPEPWRIKHEEPEPWRIKQEEPEPWRIKHEEPEPWRIKQEEPQKIKQEVPEPWRIKQEEQGELIEENKENKDLEEKILVKTGEKPWNCSQSKPKDLKKRKANKSLTCSQCGKCFPNKCQIEIHMRVHTGEKPFTCDQCGKSFTQAANLKRHMNIHTGEKMYSCDQCGRTFLRASVLKQHMNVHMKKKPHSCYLCGKSFSRLPNLKAHQKIHNGVKEHMCFECDKAFTSPNSLKQHQMIHTGEKPYKCSHCDRRFNHSTNLKRHERIHTGEKPYPCAACGMCFNRSSALHRHAKKTHSE, from the exons ATGGTGTTcgttaaagaggagagtgaacCAGAACCCTGGAGAATAAAAcaagaggaaccagaaccctggagaataaaacaggaggaaccagaaccctggagaataaaacatgaggaaccagaaccctggagaataaaacaggaggaaccagaaccctggagaataaaacatgaggaaccagaaccctggagaataaaacaggaggaaccacaaaaaataaagcaagaggTACCAGAACCCTGGAGGATAAAACAAGAGGAACAAGGAG AGCTGATTGAAGAAAACAAGGAGAACAAGGACCTCGAGGAGAAAATTCTTGTTAAAACTGGAGAAAAACCCTGGAATTGCTCTCAAAGCAAAccaaaagatttaaagaaaagaaaggccAATAAATCTTTGACCTGCTCTCAATGCGGAAAGTGTTTCCCAAACAAATGTCAGATTGAGATTCACATGAGAGTTCATACTGGAGAGAAACCGTTCACttgtgatcagtgcgggaagagtttcactCAGGCGGCGAACCTTAAGAGGCACATGAacatccacactggagagaagatGTACTCATGTGATCAGTGCGGCAGAACGTTTCTGAGAGCTTCGGTCCTAAAGCAGCACATGAATGTTCATATGAAGAAGAAGCCACATTCGTGTTATTtatgtggaaagagtttttcACGTCTGCCAAATCTAAAAGCGCATCAGAAAATACATAACGGCGTCAAAGAGCACATGTGCTTTGAGTGCGATAAGGCTTTTACTTCGCCGAACAGTTTAAAACAGCACCAGAtgattcacaccggagagaaaccttacaAGTGCTCACACTGCGACAGGAGATTCAACCACTCCACAAATCTGAAAAGacacgagaggatccacaccggagagaaaccttatCCCTGCGCTGCATGCGGGATGTGTTTCAATCGTTCGTCTGCTCTACacagacatgcaaaaaaaacccacagcGAGTAG